Part of the Spinacia oleracea cultivar Varoflay chromosome 5, BTI_SOV_V1, whole genome shotgun sequence genome, TATTGTTGTTTTCATATAGGCGTTTGATTGCCACTTCACGTCCGTCTCTAAGTTTTCCTATAAGTACAGAAAGATGTTAGTAATTGTAAAAGCAtgaaaatcaatcaaataaaTTGAAGAGAGTGCACCAGCATGTACATACCATAATAGACTGTGCCAAACCCTCCCTCTCCTAGTTCCTTTAAAGGATTGAAGTAGTCTGTGGCTTCTTCAAGTTCCCTGTAATTGAATACATGGACTCCAAAAACAGTGCTtccatttaaaatattaaaatttgatCTTGCTGTGGAAGGACTGTATGACTTGTTGTGATTCAGGAATTGTGCAGAAGAAGATCCCTCCTTCTTACGATGGCGACGATATAAAAAGAAGCACAAAGTACTACTCAGAAGCACACATGCTGCAATTCCTGTACCTGTGGTAAGCCACAAAAATTTAATTTGTTGCTAAAGTATAACAGTTTGGAGAAGAAATGCGAAGATTGGTAGGGAATTGAATAGGTTACCTAAGATGACAGCAGTCTTGTTAGACTCTACCGGACTTAAGTCTTCCTGTCCTGCATCTGAAGATAAAGGGAAACATAGTGAGCTTATACTTGAGGCAGGGCATCAGGAGTACTGACTCAGTGCAGAATGGTTTAATCATGAACTGAAATGTTTGGAAGCCAATTGCAGCCTATGAATTCCAGATAATCTATCAAACATATATTATATCAACAGGAATACTACTCCAAAAAGAGGGGTATAAGGCGCAGCAGTTCTGTATTCACCTGCACAACTGTCAATTCCATGAAAGACTACTGAGTACTGACAGTGAAACATTGATAAAATTCTTAGGAGCAACAATCTACTTCTGTTTTCATTCATATTTCATGCAATGCAGACTTGTACCAAGACATACAAAAAAGGTGAACCAACCAAATTAGCCGTTCTATTAGTCTTGTCTACATTCTAACATCAAAAATAAAAGAAGCCTGTATATAGAGAGAGGAGATACCATCATGTAGAGTCCAATTCAATGTAAAACCTTGACTTAATATTTGTCTGTAGTTCATCTTCCAATAACTGCTTGCCCCATGACTACCAGATTCCATATCTGTATCCAAATCCATTGGTACCGCAACCACAGACTCACATAGTCCTAAAGAATAGTTCTGCTCAACCAAATCCTCGAAATGGAAGTCACCAAAGGACTTTAAAGTATCATTTTGATCACCTTCACCCGCTTTACAGCTTATAGGATAGTACACATAGTATTCCTTAGGGAGGTTAGAGCAGTTGTAGAATAGGAAAAATTCAGCAGAATTTGTGCTGAAACTAAATGGTGTATGTTCAAGGGTTAAGTTGTTCAAGGGAGTGGGGCAGGTGATGGATTCATCATAGACTAGAGCATATACTAAATGGAAGCTATGGTTGAGATAATCAACATGGGTTATAACATAATCATGATTAGAAACTCTAAGGATTGGGATTGTGTTGTTTTTGCAGGATACTTTGAAGTTTGGGTGACCACAATGTGATTCTTGTTTGGTAGGCATCCAAAATGGATAACTTATACTCGAAAGGTTGCCACAACTTTGAGGGGCACAGACTGTATAGTTTTGATCTGCACATTGTGTTTTGGTGATTAAGGAGGAGAACATGATGATGAAGACATGGGAGGAGATTGTGATTAAGAATGTTTTAGGCTGCATTGGAGTGAGGGTGTGAGGGGAAATGCAGAGGAAtgaatgaaatgaaatgaaatgaaatgaaatgagaGGGGAAGAAATAGGAGGAAGACAGAAAGTGCAAGTTTAAAACAAGTGGTAAGCTAAAAGTATTGGTTGACATCATGACAAGAAATTAGACCAACGTCATCTCTTATGTCACCAAAACGGAGAAACCCTCGCCCCCGGGGACCCACATCCCAACCACTCGAGTATCGTGGAGGAAGAAAGTCACACCATGCGCCTCAATTGGTCATTTTATCCGAGTTGTGTTCCTTATAGAAAACTTAAATACGCCGTATATTTTCAAACAGGTCCTCTATATCTAAGTGTCTAACACTCCACTAGTTATCATCTACCTACCTTTGTAAGTAAGATGTTGACATGCAGGCTGCTGTAATTGCAAAGTTTAATGGTAATTGTTGGAAGGTCTTTGACTTTCTATAAGATTAGGAAATTATTACGGCATTTGTGTATGGCATGATATCAAGCACCAATGAGGGTCGAAATCTAGTAGACGACCAAACCAAATGTAGTTTAAATTCAATGCTTCAGAAATGATCCATTggggaaaaaaatatatatagtcAAATCTCTATTATTATATAAGGGAATATTTTGAgctatttgatttttttagtgTCTCCCTGTAAATCGCCTAATGTATTTATTTGTTACAGATTATATTAATTACAATTGACAATAAATATTTAGTATACATCGCGTGCATGTAGGATTAGCGAGTAACGACTAGCGTCAAATACTATATTGCTTCATAAAAAATCCATACTTTTCAATTTGGTTTCCTAGACATAAAAAGTCCAATTTGGTTTCAATTTAGTGTGATGCAAGCATGTATTAGTGGTGGGGCATATACATAGAATGGGGCAGCTCAACTTCTATTGTACGTTATCATTGCACAAAGATTTGTTGTCGTTCTTTGAACCGAAAGTGTGAGGAACTAGAATTGTGAGGCGCTACGCTTTACGAATTGCTCTTCAAGTCTTCAACATAGAATGTATGAGTGGTATGACAAGCAATGTACCCATAACTCTATAAGGCTATAACAATCTAATAGAGATTATTGGCTTTAGCCGTTTGAAACTTGAAAAAATGGTGTACTTTTAGAGGTTGTTTGGCTCTTGACATGAGAATGGAATAGAATCAATAAGTGGAAACtgaaaaataaaggaaaaccaCAAATTTCTAACTTGTATGGTTAGTCAACAGAAAGGTCTTTGAAACAAAAAGAATTGCTCACTTCTTCCCACAACTCCACAAGATACTCTAAACCGGTTGGACTCAGACCCGAACCATTGGGTTAGCGTATCATTAAACTTTTATGGCTTGTAACTCGTCACTCATAACGGTCCAATTTGAATCCGACCTGATTAATCCTTGTACCTTGTATTCAAGTAACTATATTATCACAAGACAGTTCCTAATCCATAATAAGTTACGGAGTAGTTGCCAAATAAAATACTCCGTACTTTGTATAACTTGGGCCAAATTAATCTTTCTAACAGGTCTTATAGGGGGGACTTTTTAGAATTAGGACTGGGCTCGTGTTATTGATTTATTATAAAACCCAAATGATCAGTTGGTGAATCATGCTGGACATCTTGATAGAATGCTACCCACCACCCACCCCTTTTAAAATTAGTATTAAataattttcaggaattaataAGGTGTTGAGGGAGGAGGATGCATGACTATGGTCAACAAGGAGCAAACATAGGCAAGTTCAAGGGTGTTAATTTGTATTTAGTCAAGATGAATGTCTTTGAAGTTCctactttgaagtttgaagtgTATAGATATAGATATTTTGATGTTTGGCAATTTGAGAAGGTATAAAGAAACGTTATTTCTTGGATAAACATAGCATCTTAAAGTTTAAGGCGATATTTTTTTTCTCAAGAGGCAACGAAATAATTTCTTaggtttttttttgacatattgTGAACATGGAAAAGAATCTTCCATAATGTAAGTCGGTCCCTTTTCAGTTTTCACCACTGCTTCCACAAAACATATGAAATGACACATTATAAAACTATAGTAAACCATATTCATCGCTCTAtgtttatttactttttttggTGTAGAGAGAACTACAAACAAAAGGCGACAAGTGATAGGGATTTGATTTCAGGTCTTGAGTATTACCCCTCAAGACTTTACCTTACTCTTGTAAATATACTCCCGTTTGTTCTCCTAGGGGATAAAATGGTGAAAATTATTTCAAGAAATCCTAAATATTTTACCATAAATTCTAATTTCTAATCGGAAAGAGTAAATAACAAGGAGCATATTTCTATTAATAACGATTAAAAATGGATCAGATGGAAGACTGGTTCTCCTAATGAATGAAGACTTTTTTGAGCAATGAGGTGTAGCTTAGTGGTAGACCATATCATCTCCCACACCTTGTGGTACGTAACGTCCTTTGGGACTAGGGAGGAAGGGTAACAACTAACAATGGTGTCCCCATCCCCAAATGCCACAAGCGGGGATTTGATCTCACAATTTTAATGTTGCAAGATATAAACCTTATTACTATATCAAGTACTAAAAATGCTACTTCGTATATGTTAAAGGAAGAAGGGTCATGATGTGTTTATTATAAGCCATTAGCTTAGAATGTACCTTCTTGTTTCCCTCAATAGTAACTTAATTTTAAACAAATTCATACAACCTTATTGTTGTctcatactccctctgtccctctTTGATTGCTCCATATTATTCTTTGGGGTGTCCCTTTTAAATTGTTTCATACCTTAAACAGTAAATTTTCTCACTTTATTAATTCATGTGCACGCCTAAAGATTTAAAAAGTGAATTTTGGATATGGAGCAATAAAaaggggacggagggagtattgaaTGGCCTGGTAAACAACTAGTTGAACAATCAAGGAACAATGgcacataataataataacaagaaTAATATGAAGAATTAATTACCTGTTGGAGCATTTGCATGATTGTAAGGTCTGTTGCAACCACTTGGATCATGAACACCATTCTTACATAAACAAGTTGGCTGTTCCAAACTTTGATTGTATCCGCATCTTCCCTTAGACTTCTTACAACCATCACATTTACCATCATCGATCAACCATTTTACCTTAAAACCTCCTTTCAAAATATTGTTAATATTCGATAAACCAGTAGCAATCTTTGCTACTTCCGTCCTGAGAATCGGAATATCAACCTCAAAACTACAGTTTTTCCTAAGCTGTTTCTCCCAAGTTTGGTCGTTGACTGCAAGATAGCCAACATCGCTGTTGAATGACATCAAGGGAGTGCTCGGTCTCCCATAATCAGTATCCATGGCGCAACGAAAGCCATAAGGTGGTTCTAGTACCAACCTGGGAGGACTGCAATCATAGAACAGGATTGCAGTCTGAGAATCGGAAGTGAGTTCGAAGAGGTTCGAGTTTATGGTAGTGTTCTTCAACAGACTTTTGCTAACAGGACAGGGGCCATTTGTGAATTCTGGTTTTGTAATGGTGAATACCTTTGCAACATAATTGATGTCAAGGATATAGTATGTCTGACTTTTGATATTGATTGACAGTGTGTTATTGTCGCAGTTTAGCTTGAAGGTCGGATGACCGCAGTGATCTGGCAGTCTGCCATCCCAGAAAGGATATGTTACATTCTTCACGAACCCGCATGATGAATTGGAAGGAGGGCTGCAACTGTCATACAGTTTATCAGCATATACAGATGAAATCAGGAAGACGACCACGATGATGAAGAAACCGACAGAAGGCAGTAACAAGTTGTTCTGATACATTTATCAGAAGTTTGCAGACAAGTTTTTGGGTTAGTTTATCAGGTTTAAGGGGGAAAGGTAATATGTAGATCAGAAATCCAGAAGATATATGACCAATTCTAGTAATTAATAATGGTAAtcatgatgttgatgatgatttaaTACCTAGCTGGTCATTTACAAGTAATTAAAAATTACAGTATAAACTTAGGTTGATATGAAATTGGGATTAGTCAATATGTTTCTGTATAATAATTGAAGTTAGAGGTATAAGATATTAGTTGgaatttatttataaaaaaaagggaagaaaacaaaaacagaaaAAGGAATAATGTTCAAGGAGTAGACTTTGGTGATATCACAATCAGGGTGTATTCTAATTGCTATGCATGTACTCTAGCTGGATGTGATCAGATTCCTATGTCGATAATAATTTAAGGATTATGTACGAGAGTCGACAATGTTCAATGTATGCTAAAAGAACACAAGAGCGTGTGTGGGGAAAAACATAATGGCTATAAATGTTATAATTCGTCATTATTCAACATTAGTCCCTTTTGAAATCTATGATAATTCAATATAAGTACAGTACTTGTCACATGAATCTCAATATAACAACGTGTTTCATGTGTGACCAGCCTCACCATCAACTTGGTGGTGTGACGCGCGCGTGCATTTCCCTGCATGCAGCTACTTTGGAGAAGGGTATTGAATGATGTTTTTCAAttttctatgttggtgttactcATACAAATGGATCGACTATGTGTTTCACAAATGTTTGTGATCGAGTAAATAGTTTTACGAACTAATAGAGTTGAGTTTAGTGTTGACACTCAACCTATAAGGAGGAGGAGGGATGAGACTTGTTCTTATGTGTACCAGGGTAATATCATTGGGAGGGAGGATGATGTGGAGAAGATTATAACTCTGTTGGTAGATTTTAATGTTCAATGTGATGTTTCTTTCCTTACTATTGTTGGAATTGGAGGGTTGGGAAAAACTGCTCTTTCCCAATTAGTGTATAATGATGAACGGGTCACAAGTGCATTTTCATTGAAGTTGTGGACTTGCGTCTCTGATCATGATCAGGATCAGTTGGACGTTGAGGGGATTCTCTGTAAGATTCTTGCTTCAGCAACTGGTAAGAAGCATCAAGGATCCACCAAAGATCTGGTGCAACGACAGCTTCGTGAAATACTTGcacataataaattataaatactTGCTTGTCTTAGATGATGTGTGGACTGAGAATCGCAATGATTGGCTTAAGCTAGTAGACTTGTTGTTGGGAGGCCAGAGAGGAAGCTGGATTTTGGTAACTACACGCTCGCATGAGACGGCAAGAATTGCAGGAGGTGGTCCAAAATATGTGTTGCAAGGCTTGTCAGAAGAGCATTCTTGGTGTTTGTTTGAAAGGACGGCATTTGGATCGGAACAGTTAAAGCCCAATGATCAGTTGGTGAAGGTTGGGAAAGAGATTGTTGAAGCATGTGTCGGTGTCCCCCTTGCTATAAGAGTGGCAGGAAGTCTTTTGTATGGACAAGATAAGAGTAAGTGGCTAATGCATGTTTCAAGAGATTGGATTATCCAACTCTAGAGAAAGCCAAAAGAACATCATGCCTATATTAGAACTCAGTTATCATCAACTTGAGTCCCCACTCAAGAGTTGTTTCACATATTGTGCGCTGTTCCCTAAAGATTGTGTGATAATAAACCTTTGGATGGCACAGGGATTTATTGTTCCCTTGGATGTAGGTCAGAGAATGGAGGATGCCGCTGGGTTGTATGCCTGGGGGCATGGGTAAGTTGACTTGCCTTCACACGCTACCCAAGTTTGTGGTGGATGCAGCGAGTTCAAGTTGGAAGCAGTGGTTTAATCAGTTAAAGGAACTAAAAGATATTAAGTGCCTGAAAGGTAAGCTTTGTGTGAATATTAGGTTCCCAAAAAATGCTCCAAAAGTTGAGGAAGGATGTACAACAGAAGGAGCATATTTGAAGAGCAAGGAACATCTTAATCATATTACTATCAAGTTTGATGGGAGAAAGGATAATGACGAGGAAGAAAAAAGATTGATTGAAGAGCAGGTATTCCGTAGCTGTTCGTCTTCCTTGCAGCAGTTGGAGATTGATCATTGCCAAAATTTGACAAGTTTTATCTTTGGAGGATTGGAGCATCTCACAGCTTTGGTACTATTACGTATAGATACTTGCCCAAATATGAGGCTATTGGAACAAGAGAGAGGACGGCATGCCATGGAAATCCCTCCATCAATCCCTCATCTTCTTGGAATTATCAAATCTCCCACAACTGGTGGAACTTCTCCGATGGATACACTACTTGGCTGCCCTACAAACCCTTCAAATTCAGAAATGCAAAGGACTTGAATCCCTACCGAATTGGATGCCTAGACTCACCTCCCTTACAGAACTTTCTCTCTGAATGTTCAGCACGCCTTGAAGAAAGATGCAAAGACTCAACTGGAGAGGACTGGCCCCACATTCAACACATCCCTTTAATTCAATTATATTGCTTATGCTTTCTCTGTACGTCACTGTTATCAACTCTATTTATACCTTCTGGTCAAACTCTGCCAAATTTACACCTTCCCTTTCATTGCAAATTAACTACGGAGTACTTTGAATTTACTCAAGCTTTCTCACATAATCATGCAGTGGGATTCTTTCAACACTTGTAGATCAATTACATTGTTGCCCCCAGCAGTGAACGTATATAACATAGCTGGGTCTTATGATTCTCTCCTTGTGTACTATTCTGTCTTTGATCAATATATTTGACTGCTATCTACTCTACAATGTTGGCTGATAGTGTTTTATTGACATTGTCACAGTTTAGGTTAAAACTTAAAAGTCAGATGACCACAGTAATCTGGCAGTTTGCCACCCCAGAAAGGATATGTGACATTCTTTACGAACCCACATCATGAGTAGGGTGGAGGGCTGCAACTTTCATACAGCTTATCAGCATAAACAGATGAACTCAGGAAGACCACCACAACGACTATGAAGAAACTGTCAAACTGACAGAAGGTAGTAAGTTAGTAACAAGTTCTTCTGATACATTTAACAGAAGTTTGTACACAAGTTTTTGGTTTAAGGGGGGAAAAGGTAATATGTAGATCAGATTCCTATGTCCACAATAATTGAAGGATTATGTACGAGAGTCAACAATGTTCAATGTATGCTAAAAGAACACAAGTTAGtatgctaaaaaaaaaaaaattatttatttaaatctagGGTTGCACTTTTGGAAGTGAATGGGTCTCTTACAAATTCTATGTAAGGTATCCTACGTGCCATAGAGAAAGTAGATGAGTCCGT contains:
- the LOC110804500 gene encoding LEAF RUST 10 DISEASE-RESISTANCEUS RECEPTOR-LIKE PROTEIN KINASE-like 1.2 isoform X2, producing MQPKTFLITISSHVFIIMFSSLITKTQCADQNYTVCAPQSCGNLSSISYPFWMPTKQESHCGHPNFKVSCKNNTIPILRVSNHDYVITHVDYLNHSFHLVYALVYDESITCPTPLNNLTLEHTPFSFSTNSAEFFLFYNCSNLPKEYYVYYPISCKAGEGDQNDTLKSFGDFHFEDLVEQNYSLGLCESVVAVPMDLDTDMESGSHGASSYWKMNYRQILSQGFTLNWTLHDDAGQEDLSPVESNKTAVILGTGIAACVLLSSTLCFFLYRRHRKKEGSSSAQFLNHNKSYSPSTARSNFNILNGSTVFGVHVFNYRELEEATDYFNPLKELGEGGFGTVYYGKLRDGREVAIKRLYENNNKRAEQFLNEVEILANLRHENLVNLYGCTSRQSRELLLVYEYVSNGTVADHLHGKQSKQGLLPWERRLSIATETASALVYLHDSDIVHRDVKTQNILLDSNFSVKVADFGLSRLFPLDVTHVSTAPQGTPGYVDPEYHQCYQLTEKSDVYSFGVMLSELLSSLPAVDITRKRNEINLATMAINKIQNCLQEFVDPSLWFQSDSEAKIEITAVAELAFQCLQSTKEMRPSMNEVLKRLLTIQDQLGSEVDGAEVVDIPADDVLMLKGDMSPISPPREDNFVARYKPNASV
- the LOC110804500 gene encoding LEAF RUST 10 DISEASE-RESISTANCEUS RECEPTOR-LIKE PROTEIN KINASE-like 1.2 isoform X1, producing the protein MYQNNLLLPSVGFFIIVVVFLISSVYADKLYDSCSPPSNSSCGFVKNVTYPFWDGRLPDHCGHPTFKLNCDNNTLSINIKSQTYYILDINYVAKVFTITKPEFTNGPCPVSKSLLKNTTINSNLFELTSDSQTAILFYDCSPPRLVLEPPYGFRCAMDTDYGRPSTPLMSFNSDVGYLAVNDQTWEKQLRKNCSFEVDIPILRTEVAKIATGLSNINNILKGGFKVKWLIDDGKCDGCKKSKGRCGYNQSLEQPTCLCKNGVHDPSGCNRPYNHANAPTDAGQEDLSPVESNKTAVILGTGIAACVLLSSTLCFFLYRRHRKKEGSSSAQFLNHNKSYSPSTARSNFNILNGSTVFGVHVFNYRELEEATDYFNPLKELGEGGFGTVYYGKLRDGREVAIKRLYENNNKRAEQFLNEVEILANLRHENLVNLYGCTSRQSRELLLVYEYVSNGTVADHLHGKQSKQGLLPWERRLSIATETASALVYLHDSDIVHRDVKTQNILLDSNFSVKVADFGLSRLFPLDVTHVSTAPQGTPGYVDPEYHQCYQLTEKSDVYSFGVMLSELLSSLPAVDITRKRNEINLATMAINKIQNCLQEFVDPSLWFQSDSEAKIEITAVAELAFQCLQSTKEMRPSMNEVLKRLLTIQDQLGSEVDGAEVVDIPADDVLMLKGDMSPISPPREDNFVARYKPNASV
- the LOC130459089 gene encoding uncharacterized protein: LTCLHTLPKFVVDAASSSWKQWFNQLKELKDIKCLKGKLCVNIRFPKNAPKVEEGCTTEGAYLKSKEHLNHITIKFDGRKDNDEEEKRLIEEQVFRSCSSSLQQLEIDHCQNLTSFIFGGLEHLTALVLLRIDTCPNMRLLEQERGRHAMEIPPSIPHLLGIIKSPTTGGTSPMDTLLGCPTNPSNSEMQRT